Proteins encoded together in one Desulfovibrio aminophilus window:
- a CDS encoding carbonic anhydrase: MRDIAKFINGFKAFRDNYFCGDEEVFQRLRSGQNPRALLIACSDSRVDPAILTNSAPGDLFVIRNVANLVPPCEDDGGHHGVSAALEFAVRVLLVEHVIVMGHSACGGIRSLMRGEFGQARDFLPRWVDIMAPARERVLRELPDKSPELQERACEQAAVLVSLDNLLTFPWVRERVETGSLLLHGWYFDLERGELLSYLPQSGQFEPLVPRCEAG, encoded by the coding sequence ATGCGTGACATCGCCAAGTTCATCAACGGATTCAAGGCCTTTCGGGACAACTACTTCTGCGGGGACGAGGAGGTCTTCCAGCGGCTGCGCTCCGGCCAGAATCCCCGCGCCCTGCTCATCGCCTGCAGCGACTCGCGGGTGGACCCGGCCATCCTCACCAACAGCGCGCCCGGCGACCTGTTCGTGATCCGCAACGTGGCCAACCTCGTGCCTCCGTGCGAGGACGACGGCGGCCACCACGGCGTGAGCGCGGCCCTGGAATTCGCGGTGCGCGTGCTCCTGGTGGAGCACGTCATCGTCATGGGCCACAGCGCCTGCGGCGGCATCCGCTCGCTCATGCGCGGGGAGTTCGGCCAGGCCAGGGACTTCCTGCCCCGCTGGGTGGACATCATGGCCCCGGCCCGGGAGCGCGTGCTGCGGGAGCTGCCGGACAAGTCCCCGGAGCTCCAGGAGCGGGCCTGCGAACAGGCCGCCGTGCTCGTGTCCCTGGACAACCTGCTGACCTTCCCTTGGGTCCGGGAGCGCGTGGAGACGGGCAGCCTGCTCCTGCACGGCTGGTACTTCGACCTGGAGCGCGGCGAACTGCTGAGCTACCTGCCCCAGTCCGGCCAGTTCGAACCCCTGGTCCCGCGCTGCGAGGCGGGCTAG